A single window of Grus americana isolate bGruAme1 chromosome 10, bGruAme1.mat, whole genome shotgun sequence DNA harbors:
- the NR2F2 gene encoding COUP transcription factor 2 isoform X4 has product MQAIWDLEQGKYGFVSSLFTAAVQRGRMPPTQPTHGQFALTNGDPLNCHSYLSGYISLLLRAEPYPTSRFGSQCMQPNNIMGIENICELAARMLFSAVEWARNIPFFPDLQITDQVALLRLTWSELFVLNAAQCSMPLHVAPLLAAAGLHASPMSADRVVAFMDHIRIFQEQVEKLKALHVDSAEYSCLKAIVLFTSDACGLSDVAHVESLQEKSQCALEEYVRSQYPNQPTRFGKLLLRLPSLRTVSSSVIEQLFFVRLVGKTPIETLIRDMLLSGSSFNWPYMSIQ; this is encoded by the exons atgcaagCGATTTGGGACCTTGAACAAGGCAAATATGGTTTTG TTTCTTCTTTATTTACTGCAGCGGTCCAGAGGGGCAGAATGCCACCCACACAGCCAACTCATGGTCAGTTCGCCTTGACAAACGGGGACCCTCTCAACTGCCATTCCTACCTATCCGGATATATCTCCCTTCTTCTGAGAGCAGAGCCCTACCCCACCTCCCGCTTTGGCAGTCAGTGCATGCAACCCAACAACATCATGGGCATCGAGAACATTTGTGAACTGGCAGCTAGGATGCTCTTCAGCGCGGTGGAGTGGGCCAGGAATATCCCCTTCTTCCCAGACCTCCAGATCACAGACCAGGTGGCCCTCCTGAGGCTGACCTGGAGCGAGTTATTTGTCCTCAACGCTGCCCAGTGCTCCATGCCCCTCCACGTAGCTCCgctcctggcagctgctggccTCCACGCTTCGCCAATGTCTGCTGACCGAGTGGTCGCCTTTATGGACCACATACGAATCTTCCAAGAGCAAGtagaaaaactgaaagcattGCATGTCGACTCTGCAGAATATAGCTGTTTAAAGGCCATAGTCCTCTTCACCTCAG ATGCCTGTGGTCTCTCTGATGTAGCCCATGTTGAAAGTTTACAGGAGAAGTCACAGTGTGCTTTGGAAGAGTATGTTAGGAGCCAGTATCCCAACCAGCCAACACGATTCGGGAAGCTATTACTACGTCTCCCCTCCCTTCGCACTGTCTCCTCTTCTGTCATAGAGCAATTGTTTTTCGTCCGTTTGGTAGGTAAAACCCCCATAGAAACCCTAATCAGGGATATGTTACTGTCTGGCAGCAGTTTTAACTGGCCTTATATGTCCATTCAATAA
- the NR2F2 gene encoding COUP transcription factor 2 isoform X6: protein MPPTQPTHGQFALTNGDPLNCHSYLSGYISLLLRAEPYPTSRFGSQCMQPNNIMGIENICELAARMLFSAVEWARNIPFFPDLQITDQVALLRLTWSELFVLNAAQCSMPLHVAPLLAAAGLHASPMSADRVVAFMDHIRIFQEQVEKLKALHVDSAEYSCLKAIVLFTSDACGLSDVAHVESLQEKSQCALEEYVRSQYPNQPTRFGKLLLRLPSLRTVSSSVIEQLFFVRLVGKTPIETLIRDMLLSGSSFNWPYMSIQ, encoded by the exons ATGCCACCCACACAGCCAACTCATGGTCAGTTCGCCTTGACAAACGGGGACCCTCTCAACTGCCATTCCTACCTATCCGGATATATCTCCCTTCTTCTGAGAGCAGAGCCCTACCCCACCTCCCGCTTTGGCAGTCAGTGCATGCAACCCAACAACATCATGGGCATCGAGAACATTTGTGAACTGGCAGCTAGGATGCTCTTCAGCGCGGTGGAGTGGGCCAGGAATATCCCCTTCTTCCCAGACCTCCAGATCACAGACCAGGTGGCCCTCCTGAGGCTGACCTGGAGCGAGTTATTTGTCCTCAACGCTGCCCAGTGCTCCATGCCCCTCCACGTAGCTCCgctcctggcagctgctggccTCCACGCTTCGCCAATGTCTGCTGACCGAGTGGTCGCCTTTATGGACCACATACGAATCTTCCAAGAGCAAGtagaaaaactgaaagcattGCATGTCGACTCTGCAGAATATAGCTGTTTAAAGGCCATAGTCCTCTTCACCTCAG ATGCCTGTGGTCTCTCTGATGTAGCCCATGTTGAAAGTTTACAGGAGAAGTCACAGTGTGCTTTGGAAGAGTATGTTAGGAGCCAGTATCCCAACCAGCCAACACGATTCGGGAAGCTATTACTACGTCTCCCCTCCCTTCGCACTGTCTCCTCTTCTGTCATAGAGCAATTGTTTTTCGTCCGTTTGGTAGGTAAAACCCCCATAGAAACCCTAATCAGGGATATGTTACTGTCTGGCAGCAGTTTTAACTGGCCTTATATGTCCATTCAATAA
- the NR2F2 gene encoding COUP transcription factor 2 isoform X5, translating to MQAIWDLEQGKYGFAVQRGRMPPTQPTHGQFALTNGDPLNCHSYLSGYISLLLRAEPYPTSRFGSQCMQPNNIMGIENICELAARMLFSAVEWARNIPFFPDLQITDQVALLRLTWSELFVLNAAQCSMPLHVAPLLAAAGLHASPMSADRVVAFMDHIRIFQEQVEKLKALHVDSAEYSCLKAIVLFTSDACGLSDVAHVESLQEKSQCALEEYVRSQYPNQPTRFGKLLLRLPSLRTVSSSVIEQLFFVRLVGKTPIETLIRDMLLSGSSFNWPYMSIQ from the exons atgcaagCGATTTGGGACCTTGAACAAGGCAAATATGGTTTTG CGGTCCAGAGGGGCAGAATGCCACCCACACAGCCAACTCATGGTCAGTTCGCCTTGACAAACGGGGACCCTCTCAACTGCCATTCCTACCTATCCGGATATATCTCCCTTCTTCTGAGAGCAGAGCCCTACCCCACCTCCCGCTTTGGCAGTCAGTGCATGCAACCCAACAACATCATGGGCATCGAGAACATTTGTGAACTGGCAGCTAGGATGCTCTTCAGCGCGGTGGAGTGGGCCAGGAATATCCCCTTCTTCCCAGACCTCCAGATCACAGACCAGGTGGCCCTCCTGAGGCTGACCTGGAGCGAGTTATTTGTCCTCAACGCTGCCCAGTGCTCCATGCCCCTCCACGTAGCTCCgctcctggcagctgctggccTCCACGCTTCGCCAATGTCTGCTGACCGAGTGGTCGCCTTTATGGACCACATACGAATCTTCCAAGAGCAAGtagaaaaactgaaagcattGCATGTCGACTCTGCAGAATATAGCTGTTTAAAGGCCATAGTCCTCTTCACCTCAG ATGCCTGTGGTCTCTCTGATGTAGCCCATGTTGAAAGTTTACAGGAGAAGTCACAGTGTGCTTTGGAAGAGTATGTTAGGAGCCAGTATCCCAACCAGCCAACACGATTCGGGAAGCTATTACTACGTCTCCCCTCCCTTCGCACTGTCTCCTCTTCTGTCATAGAGCAATTGTTTTTCGTCCGTTTGGTAGGTAAAACCCCCATAGAAACCCTAATCAGGGATATGTTACTGTCTGGCAGCAGTTTTAACTGGCCTTATATGTCCATTCAATAA
- the NR2F2 gene encoding COUP transcription factor 2 isoform X3 — translation MLLLQAGLPKTTARPSALRAEKSLLNSVQRGRMPPTQPTHGQFALTNGDPLNCHSYLSGYISLLLRAEPYPTSRFGSQCMQPNNIMGIENICELAARMLFSAVEWARNIPFFPDLQITDQVALLRLTWSELFVLNAAQCSMPLHVAPLLAAAGLHASPMSADRVVAFMDHIRIFQEQVEKLKALHVDSAEYSCLKAIVLFTSDACGLSDVAHVESLQEKSQCALEEYVRSQYPNQPTRFGKLLLRLPSLRTVSSSVIEQLFFVRLVGKTPIETLIRDMLLSGSSFNWPYMSIQ, via the exons ATGTTGCTGCTGCAAGCTGGACTTCCAAAAACTACGGCGAGACCGTCCGCTCTCCGCGCCGAGAAAAGTCTCCTCAACT CGGTCCAGAGGGGCAGAATGCCACCCACACAGCCAACTCATGGTCAGTTCGCCTTGACAAACGGGGACCCTCTCAACTGCCATTCCTACCTATCCGGATATATCTCCCTTCTTCTGAGAGCAGAGCCCTACCCCACCTCCCGCTTTGGCAGTCAGTGCATGCAACCCAACAACATCATGGGCATCGAGAACATTTGTGAACTGGCAGCTAGGATGCTCTTCAGCGCGGTGGAGTGGGCCAGGAATATCCCCTTCTTCCCAGACCTCCAGATCACAGACCAGGTGGCCCTCCTGAGGCTGACCTGGAGCGAGTTATTTGTCCTCAACGCTGCCCAGTGCTCCATGCCCCTCCACGTAGCTCCgctcctggcagctgctggccTCCACGCTTCGCCAATGTCTGCTGACCGAGTGGTCGCCTTTATGGACCACATACGAATCTTCCAAGAGCAAGtagaaaaactgaaagcattGCATGTCGACTCTGCAGAATATAGCTGTTTAAAGGCCATAGTCCTCTTCACCTCAG ATGCCTGTGGTCTCTCTGATGTAGCCCATGTTGAAAGTTTACAGGAGAAGTCACAGTGTGCTTTGGAAGAGTATGTTAGGAGCCAGTATCCCAACCAGCCAACACGATTCGGGAAGCTATTACTACGTCTCCCCTCCCTTCGCACTGTCTCCTCTTCTGTCATAGAGCAATTGTTTTTCGTCCGTTTGGTAGGTAAAACCCCCATAGAAACCCTAATCAGGGATATGTTACTGTCTGGCAGCAGTTTTAACTGGCCTTATATGTCCATTCAATAA
- the NR2F2 gene encoding COUP transcription factor 2 isoform X2, with product MAMVVGAWRDPQDDVPGAQGTQPSQAPPVQGPPAGAPHTPQTPGPGGPPSTPAQTNPPSQQNQGDKQQQQQHIECVVCGDKSSGKHYGQFTCEGCKSFFKRSVRRNLSYTCRANRNCPIDQHHRNQCQYCRLKKCLKVGMRREAVQRGRMPPTQPTHGQFALTNGDPLNCHSYLSGYISLLLRAEPYPTSRFGSQCMQPNNIMGIENICELAARMLFSAVEWARNIPFFPDLQITDQVALLRLTWSELFVLNAAQCSMPLHVAPLLAAAGLHASPMSADRVVAFMDHIRIFQEQVEKLKALHVDSAEYSCLKAIVLFTSDACGLSDVAHVESLQEKSQCALEEYVRSQYPNQPTRFGKLLLRLPSLRTVSSSVIEQLFFVRLVGKTPIETLIRDMLLSGSSFNWPYMSIQ from the exons ATGGCAATGGTAGTCGGTGCGTGGCGAGACCCCCAGGACGATGTGCCCGGAGCTCAGGGAACGCAGCCTTCGCAAGCCCCGCCGGTGCAGGGACCTCCGGCCGGGGCCCCGCACACCCCACAGACCCCGGGGCCCGGGGGGCCTCCCAGTACGCCAGCCCAGACCAACCCGCCAAGCCAGCAGAACCAAGGagacaaacagcagcagcagcagcacattgAATGTGTGGTTTGTGGGGACAAGTCTAGTGGCAAACATTATGGCCAGTTTACCTGCGAGGGTTGCAAGAGTTTCTTCAAGCGGAGTGTAAGGAGGAATCTCAGCTACACTTGTCGTGCCAACAGGAACTGTCCCATTGACCAGCACCACCGCAATCAGTGTCAGTACTGCCGCCTCAAAAAATGCCTCAAAGTTGGCATGAGACGGGAAG CGGTCCAGAGGGGCAGAATGCCACCCACACAGCCAACTCATGGTCAGTTCGCCTTGACAAACGGGGACCCTCTCAACTGCCATTCCTACCTATCCGGATATATCTCCCTTCTTCTGAGAGCAGAGCCCTACCCCACCTCCCGCTTTGGCAGTCAGTGCATGCAACCCAACAACATCATGGGCATCGAGAACATTTGTGAACTGGCAGCTAGGATGCTCTTCAGCGCGGTGGAGTGGGCCAGGAATATCCCCTTCTTCCCAGACCTCCAGATCACAGACCAGGTGGCCCTCCTGAGGCTGACCTGGAGCGAGTTATTTGTCCTCAACGCTGCCCAGTGCTCCATGCCCCTCCACGTAGCTCCgctcctggcagctgctggccTCCACGCTTCGCCAATGTCTGCTGACCGAGTGGTCGCCTTTATGGACCACATACGAATCTTCCAAGAGCAAGtagaaaaactgaaagcattGCATGTCGACTCTGCAGAATATAGCTGTTTAAAGGCCATAGTCCTCTTCACCTCAG ATGCCTGTGGTCTCTCTGATGTAGCCCATGTTGAAAGTTTACAGGAGAAGTCACAGTGTGCTTTGGAAGAGTATGTTAGGAGCCAGTATCCCAACCAGCCAACACGATTCGGGAAGCTATTACTACGTCTCCCCTCCCTTCGCACTGTCTCCTCTTCTGTCATAGAGCAATTGTTTTTCGTCCGTTTGGTAGGTAAAACCCCCATAGAAACCCTAATCAGGGATATGTTACTGTCTGGCAGCAGTTTTAACTGGCCTTATATGTCCATTCAATAA
- the NR2F2 gene encoding COUP transcription factor 2 isoform X1, with protein MAMVVGAWRDPQDDVPGAQGTQPSQAPPVQGPPAGAPHTPQTPGPGGPPSTPAQTNPPSQQNQGDKQQQQQHIECVVCGDKSSGKHYGQFTCEGCKSFFKRSVRRNLSYTCRANRNCPIDQHHRNQCQYCRLKKCLKVGMRREVSSLFTAAVQRGRMPPTQPTHGQFALTNGDPLNCHSYLSGYISLLLRAEPYPTSRFGSQCMQPNNIMGIENICELAARMLFSAVEWARNIPFFPDLQITDQVALLRLTWSELFVLNAAQCSMPLHVAPLLAAAGLHASPMSADRVVAFMDHIRIFQEQVEKLKALHVDSAEYSCLKAIVLFTSDACGLSDVAHVESLQEKSQCALEEYVRSQYPNQPTRFGKLLLRLPSLRTVSSSVIEQLFFVRLVGKTPIETLIRDMLLSGSSFNWPYMSIQ; from the exons ATGGCAATGGTAGTCGGTGCGTGGCGAGACCCCCAGGACGATGTGCCCGGAGCTCAGGGAACGCAGCCTTCGCAAGCCCCGCCGGTGCAGGGACCTCCGGCCGGGGCCCCGCACACCCCACAGACCCCGGGGCCCGGGGGGCCTCCCAGTACGCCAGCCCAGACCAACCCGCCAAGCCAGCAGAACCAAGGagacaaacagcagcagcagcagcacattgAATGTGTGGTTTGTGGGGACAAGTCTAGTGGCAAACATTATGGCCAGTTTACCTGCGAGGGTTGCAAGAGTTTCTTCAAGCGGAGTGTAAGGAGGAATCTCAGCTACACTTGTCGTGCCAACAGGAACTGTCCCATTGACCAGCACCACCGCAATCAGTGTCAGTACTGCCGCCTCAAAAAATGCCTCAAAGTTGGCATGAGACGGGAAG TTTCTTCTTTATTTACTGCAGCGGTCCAGAGGGGCAGAATGCCACCCACACAGCCAACTCATGGTCAGTTCGCCTTGACAAACGGGGACCCTCTCAACTGCCATTCCTACCTATCCGGATATATCTCCCTTCTTCTGAGAGCAGAGCCCTACCCCACCTCCCGCTTTGGCAGTCAGTGCATGCAACCCAACAACATCATGGGCATCGAGAACATTTGTGAACTGGCAGCTAGGATGCTCTTCAGCGCGGTGGAGTGGGCCAGGAATATCCCCTTCTTCCCAGACCTCCAGATCACAGACCAGGTGGCCCTCCTGAGGCTGACCTGGAGCGAGTTATTTGTCCTCAACGCTGCCCAGTGCTCCATGCCCCTCCACGTAGCTCCgctcctggcagctgctggccTCCACGCTTCGCCAATGTCTGCTGACCGAGTGGTCGCCTTTATGGACCACATACGAATCTTCCAAGAGCAAGtagaaaaactgaaagcattGCATGTCGACTCTGCAGAATATAGCTGTTTAAAGGCCATAGTCCTCTTCACCTCAG ATGCCTGTGGTCTCTCTGATGTAGCCCATGTTGAAAGTTTACAGGAGAAGTCACAGTGTGCTTTGGAAGAGTATGTTAGGAGCCAGTATCCCAACCAGCCAACACGATTCGGGAAGCTATTACTACGTCTCCCCTCCCTTCGCACTGTCTCCTCTTCTGTCATAGAGCAATTGTTTTTCGTCCGTTTGGTAGGTAAAACCCCCATAGAAACCCTAATCAGGGATATGTTACTGTCTGGCAGCAGTTTTAACTGGCCTTATATGTCCATTCAATAA